The Nitrospira sp. sequence CTCGGTCGCGGTTGCGATGGCTGTCGCGAGCGCCGTCAATTGATTGAGGGACAGATCCGGTGCGAGGTGGTGCTGCCAGGCTGCACCAACCTCGATGTAGACTTCTTGCGGCCGATTCACCACGATCTCGGTGGCGCCGGGGAGCGCGAGATACTGAAGCAAGGGCCGCAGCAACTCGCGCACCATCGTGTCGTGCGCGAGCAGGTCAGTGGGGATGCAGTTCATAGACGGTGCTGAAATCCAGATCCCGCGCGACGAAGATCGTCCCGCGGTCGCCCTGGTTCTTGTAGAGCGTGGGTTTGATGTTAATGGTGGATTGGAGGATGAGTTCCGCCATGCGATTCCCCGTCGTAGCGGAATGTTGATAGATCCCGAGACTTTGCGCGCCCCCGCCGCCGGCCTGCGTTGCGGTCGCCAAACCGATCCCATCCTGGACGAGCGAGAGAAGAAAGGCCGCGCCCAAACGGTCCCACCAATGATTATCCACGACACCTACCAATCCGGAGGTGCCGAGCGCGTCGGAGGCTGGTGAATTGAGATTGATAACAACTCCAGTCGGCGTCTTGACCCTCGTCCAGAGAAGAAAGAGACGGCGCTGGCCTTGCGCCATTGTCGCCGCATATTCGCCGACCGCTTCCGATCCTCGTTCGAGGAGCACGACGCGACCGTTGTCGCTATACACATCGCTGTTCAAGACACAGGTCGCCATGCCGGCGACTTCATTGATCACACGGACGGTCATGGCACAGTCGATGGTTCTACCTTTTGGCAAGATCAGGTTGCGATCACCCAAGAGACCGGCCTGGACTTTTGGTGTGTCCGATGGCGTTAGGAGTCCACCAATGGGACCGGATCCGCTGGCCGCAGGACCGGGTGGGGCTGCGAGCCCGACGCTTGTCACTCCAATCGAAGGGCCGCTGGGTCCGCCCATGTATCCAGTCGACGGAGGTGTCGAGCTGCCTGTGTCTGTCGCCGTGCTGACAGGAATCGCTGGTCCGCCCAACATGCTCGTGGACCCCATCGCGTCCGGCTGTCTCGCGCCGTTGAGAAGCTCGCGTACCAAGGAGAGGGCTGCGTCTGGTCCGGTTCCCGCTTGTTGAGTCCGGGGAATGTC is a genomic window containing:
- the virB10 gene encoding type IV secretion system protein VirB10, giving the protein MEQPHESRERAEQKTPAVDGIVSVNHHAGGRNETAARAAFLVVMAIVVVVGLVFAANSWSAKRKAEVTNEERAAKVENKPAQVGLRRVFETDPLPPQHTTSFVRLTSQSPVASAEHVMRSPRDRGIDDGSRPMALAADTTQGNASLSTRSSSRFGGEVLVTNSPPSDIPRTQQAGTGPDAALSLVRELLNGARQPDAMGSTSMLGGPAIPVSTATDTGSSTPPSTGYMGGPSGPSIGVTSVGLAAPPGPAASGSGPIGGLLTPSDTPKVQAGLLGDRNLILPKGRTIDCAMTVRVINEVAGMATCVLNSDVYSDNGRVVLLERGSEAVGEYAATMAQGQRRLFLLWTRVKTPTGVVINLNSPASDALGTSGLVGVVDNHWWDRLGAAFLLSLVQDGIGLATATQAGGGGAQSLGIYQHSATTGNRMAELILQSTINIKPTLYKNQGDRGTIFVARDLDFSTVYELHPH